A genome region from Corallococcus soli includes the following:
- a CDS encoding acyl-CoA desaturase: protein MTSVPLRFQASPVIVGYMLVVHALAALAFLLPWPPYALPVGLAVYVSIGLGTTVGLHRLLCHRAFVCPRWVEYALVTVAMLTAQGSPLLWAATHRLHHAKADADGDVHSPQRGFWYAHMGWILNEASTDDDGWRTWCRDMAQDRYYHWLLRYRIGPQVLAVLYVGLTFGWHTVPAYFFLPVVCWMQSTYAVNSVCHAKFGTRVHDTRDKSRNVWWVSVLALGEGWHNNHHAFPASARHGWVWWQWDPGWLFIRALQALGLAWDVRLPSRAR, encoded by the coding sequence ATGACTTCCGTTCCCCTCCGCTTCCAGGCCAGTCCCGTCATCGTTGGTTACATGCTGGTGGTGCACGCCCTGGCCGCGCTGGCGTTCCTGTTGCCCTGGCCTCCGTATGCGCTGCCGGTGGGGTTGGCGGTGTACGTGAGCATCGGGCTGGGCACGACGGTGGGGCTGCACCGGCTGCTGTGCCACCGCGCCTTCGTGTGTCCGCGCTGGGTGGAGTACGCGCTGGTGACGGTGGCCATGCTGACGGCGCAGGGCAGCCCGCTGCTGTGGGCCGCGACGCACCGGCTGCACCACGCGAAGGCGGACGCGGACGGGGACGTGCATTCGCCCCAGCGCGGCTTCTGGTACGCGCACATGGGGTGGATCCTCAACGAGGCCTCCACGGACGATGACGGCTGGCGCACGTGGTGCCGCGACATGGCGCAGGATCGCTACTACCACTGGCTCCTGCGCTACCGGATTGGCCCGCAGGTGCTGGCGGTGCTCTACGTGGGGCTGACGTTCGGCTGGCACACGGTGCCCGCGTACTTCTTCCTGCCGGTGGTGTGCTGGATGCAGAGCACCTACGCGGTGAACTCCGTGTGCCACGCGAAGTTCGGCACCCGCGTCCACGACACGCGCGACAAGAGCCGCAACGTGTGGTGGGTGAGCGTGCTCGCGCTGGGCGAGGGCTGGCACAACAACCACCACGCCTTCCCCGCGTCCGCGCGGCACGGCTGGGTGTGGTGGCAGTGGGACCCGGGCTGGCTCTTCATCCGGGCCCTCCAGGCGCTGGGGCTCGCGTGGGACGTGCGGCTGCCGTCCCGCGCGCGCTGA
- a CDS encoding B12-binding domain-containing radical SAM protein, giving the protein MRIAIIATYTHPTRLRIKEPSIMQSSVPELIAGLCPEHAEVEIFNEKEADIPLDRHWDLVFFSYLHSYYEHTKVLSTLFRQRGMTTVAGGRHAGYFPDDAALYFDAVITGEPEANVPALVADFEKGELQPRYSRPSLGASAIRPYRYELIDFTHNKVRLPGIEASRGCPFSCNFCVLTGNERYRFRPIPAVIDEIQTRMRWNPNFLGMMDDAFVFLDNNLGGSPKYLRELCEALIPLKKTWGCALTFNVLKDEALVKLMAKAGCRYVYTGLESLNPDSLKAMNKGQNKLSEVDAVIRRVFSAGILLSFGLIVGSDGDTNEYLHRLPEYLADLKYFSVTFLGIVCPYPETPFFRELQAEDRLLPGTTSRDYDGYTLCHRPKQLHASEVVEHFLRLCGTLGSLPNVAKHYASKLTMSDMPRYKQTILFSGPEILSIRNPVKNTARRYIAGLDALEDWDVQQMARLGLKPQLVT; this is encoded by the coding sequence ATGCGCATCGCCATCATCGCCACGTACACCCACCCGACCCGCCTGCGAATCAAGGAGCCCTCCATCATGCAGTCCTCCGTGCCGGAGCTGATCGCCGGCCTGTGCCCGGAGCACGCGGAGGTGGAGATCTTCAACGAGAAGGAGGCGGACATCCCGTTGGATCGCCACTGGGACCTGGTCTTCTTCTCGTACCTGCATTCGTACTACGAGCACACCAAGGTGCTCTCCACCCTCTTCCGCCAGCGCGGGATGACGACGGTGGCGGGCGGGCGCCACGCGGGCTACTTCCCCGACGACGCGGCCCTGTACTTCGACGCGGTCATCACCGGCGAGCCGGAGGCGAACGTGCCCGCGCTGGTCGCCGACTTCGAGAAGGGCGAACTCCAGCCGCGCTACAGCCGGCCGTCCCTGGGCGCGTCCGCCATCCGGCCGTACCGCTACGAGCTCATTGACTTCACGCACAACAAGGTGCGCCTGCCGGGCATCGAGGCGTCGCGCGGCTGCCCCTTCTCCTGCAACTTCTGCGTCCTCACCGGCAACGAGCGCTACCGCTTCCGGCCCATCCCCGCCGTCATCGACGAAATCCAGACGCGCATGCGCTGGAACCCGAACTTCCTGGGGATGATGGATGACGCGTTCGTCTTCCTGGACAACAACCTGGGCGGCTCCCCCAAGTACCTGCGCGAGCTGTGCGAAGCGCTCATCCCGCTGAAGAAGACGTGGGGCTGCGCGCTCACCTTCAACGTGCTCAAGGACGAAGCGCTGGTGAAGCTGATGGCGAAGGCGGGCTGCCGCTACGTCTACACCGGCCTGGAGTCGCTCAACCCGGACTCCCTCAAGGCGATGAACAAGGGCCAGAACAAGCTGTCGGAGGTGGACGCCGTCATCCGCCGCGTCTTCTCCGCCGGCATCCTGCTGTCCTTCGGGCTCATCGTGGGCTCGGACGGCGACACCAACGAATACCTGCACCGGCTGCCGGAGTACCTGGCGGACCTGAAGTACTTCTCCGTCACCTTCCTGGGCATCGTGTGCCCCTACCCGGAGACGCCCTTCTTCCGGGAGCTGCAGGCCGAGGACCGCCTGCTGCCGGGCACCACCAGCCGCGACTACGACGGCTACACGCTGTGCCACCGGCCCAAGCAGCTGCACGCGTCGGAGGTGGTGGAGCACTTCCTGCGCCTGTGCGGCACGCTGGGCAGCCTGCCCAACGTCGCGAAGCACTACGCGTCCAAGCTGACGATGAGCGACATGCCCCGCTACAAGCAGACCATCCTCTTCTCCGGCCCGGAGATCCTCAGCATCCGCAACCCAGTGAAGAACACGGCGCGCCGCTACATCGCGGGCCTGGACGCCCTGGAGGACTGGGACGTGCAACAGATGGCAAGGCTGGGCCTGAAGCCCCAGCTCGTCACCTGA
- a CDS encoding inorganic phosphate transporter: MLLAAVVFIVIVALVFDFINGFHDAANSIATVVSTRVLSPNLAVAWAAFFNFVAAFAGGVHVANTMGKGIINFEMLRAAGPTAVLLVVFSSLMGAITWNLLTWWWGLPSSSSHALAGGMIGATLPVLGFQGLVGSGIARIAGFIVLSPLIGMFLGISMMVISTWIVHKQTPLRVDTWFRRLQLVSSAIFSFSHGTNDAQKVMGIIAVVLFGTIWRDRPFHIDWWMIISCHAAIALGTFFGGWRIIRTMGHSLTKLAPIGGFSAETGGGVTIIALAELGIPVSTTHTITGAIVGVGSTRGWRAVKWGTAGRIIWAWVFTIPAAALVSVLVYGITVTIVRMVG, encoded by the coding sequence ATGCTGCTCGCCGCGGTCGTCTTCATCGTCATCGTCGCGCTGGTCTTCGATTTCATCAACGGCTTCCACGACGCCGCGAACTCCATCGCCACCGTCGTCTCCACGCGCGTGCTGTCGCCCAACCTCGCGGTGGCCTGGGCCGCGTTCTTCAACTTCGTGGCGGCGTTCGCCGGCGGCGTCCACGTCGCCAACACCATGGGCAAGGGCATCATCAACTTCGAGATGCTCCGCGCCGCCGGCCCCACCGCGGTGCTGCTGGTGGTCTTCTCCTCCCTCATGGGGGCCATCACCTGGAACCTGCTGACCTGGTGGTGGGGCCTGCCCTCGTCGTCGTCGCACGCGCTGGCGGGCGGGATGATTGGCGCCACGCTGCCGGTGCTGGGCTTCCAGGGGCTGGTGGGCTCGGGCATCGCGCGCATCGCGGGCTTCATCGTCCTGTCGCCCCTCATCGGCATGTTCCTGGGCATCTCGATGATGGTCATCAGCACCTGGATCGTGCACAAGCAGACGCCCCTGCGCGTGGACACGTGGTTCCGCCGGCTCCAGTTGGTGTCGTCCGCCATCTTCTCCTTCAGCCACGGCACCAACGACGCGCAGAAGGTCATGGGCATCATCGCGGTGGTGCTCTTCGGCACCATCTGGCGTGACCGCCCGTTCCACATCGACTGGTGGATGATCATCTCCTGCCACGCCGCCATCGCCCTGGGCACCTTCTTCGGCGGCTGGCGCATCATCCGCACCATGGGCCACAGCCTCACGAAGCTGGCGCCCATTGGCGGCTTCAGCGCGGAGACCGGCGGCGGCGTCACCATCATCGCCCTGGCGGAGCTGGGCATCCCCGTCTCCACCACCCACACCATCACCGGCGCCATCGTCGGTGTGGGGTCCACGCGCGGCTGGCGCGCGGTGAAGTGGGGCACCGCTGGACGCATCATCTGGGCGTGGGTGTTCACCATCCCCGCCGCCGCGCTGGTGTCCGTGCTCGTCTACGGCATCACGGTAACCATCGTCCGCATGGTGGGCTGA
- a CDS encoding DUF47 domain-containing protein, with the protein MLEKLMPKSDEFFDDFDAQCARTVEGAKILHDLLSDYRDVPTRVQALKDVEHRGDEVTHTAFNRLHQQFITPFDRTQIHSLLSRIDDVLDLTNAAAARLLYYEIDHTREDAAELARLLLLSTKKVQEVVAALRLIKKPEQILAGCKEIKTLESQADEVLRSGMGRLFKSGVDTLTIIKWKEIYDLIETATDKCQGVANVIEGVVLEHS; encoded by the coding sequence ATGCTCGAAAAGCTGATGCCGAAGTCGGATGAGTTCTTCGACGACTTCGACGCCCAATGCGCCCGCACGGTCGAGGGCGCGAAGATCCTCCATGACCTCCTGAGCGACTACCGGGACGTGCCCACGCGCGTCCAGGCCCTCAAGGACGTGGAGCACCGCGGCGACGAAGTCACGCACACGGCCTTCAACCGCCTGCACCAGCAGTTCATCACCCCGTTTGATCGCACGCAGATCCACTCGCTGCTGTCGCGCATCGACGACGTGCTGGACCTGACGAACGCGGCCGCGGCGCGCCTGCTGTACTACGAGATCGACCACACCCGGGAGGACGCCGCGGAGCTGGCGCGCCTGCTGCTGCTCTCCACGAAGAAGGTGCAGGAGGTCGTCGCGGCCCTGCGCCTCATCAAGAAGCCGGAGCAGATCCTCGCCGGCTGCAAGGAGATCAAGACCCTGGAGTCCCAGGCGGACGAAGTCTTGCGCTCCGGCATGGGCCGGCTGTTCAAGAGCGGCGTGGATACCCTGACCATCATCAAGTGGAAGGAGATCTACGACCTCATCGAGACCGCCACCGACAAGTGCCAGGGTGTCGCGAACGTCATCGAAGGCGTCGTGCTGGAGCACTCCTGA
- a CDS encoding fatty acid desaturase family protein: MTLFRHPEDRIPVLLFACVFALDVTVFLTAKSWWFPVLWFGLGIIPKGWICSWNHHHQHLTMFRHALPNRLLEIIFGFQTGVTSQAWFLHHVVGHHRNYLDQTKDESRWKRDDGTTMGEMEYSLSTMLTAYPRSFEVGRKHHPKALRLFVAMAALQVVLLAGLFWVNPYNALFVFLLPMVASLFVTVWATYFHHVDLNTSVHAEASYNILHRGYNLMTGNLGYHTAHHSRHGLHWSKLPELHAQLARDIPAHLYRQPGIPFVWRGSEAKLVLSEHEVEALAASSAKAKEPVVAPTSGEELAA; this comes from the coding sequence ATGACCCTGTTCCGGCACCCTGAAGATCGCATCCCGGTCCTGTTGTTCGCGTGCGTGTTCGCGCTCGATGTAACGGTGTTCCTCACCGCGAAGAGCTGGTGGTTTCCGGTGCTGTGGTTCGGCCTGGGCATCATCCCCAAGGGGTGGATCTGCTCCTGGAACCATCACCACCAGCACCTGACGATGTTCCGGCACGCGCTGCCCAACCGCCTGCTGGAGATCATCTTCGGGTTCCAGACGGGCGTGACGTCGCAGGCGTGGTTCCTCCACCACGTCGTGGGCCACCACCGCAACTACCTGGACCAGACGAAGGACGAGTCCCGCTGGAAGCGCGACGACGGCACGACGATGGGGGAGATGGAGTACTCGCTGAGCACGATGCTCACCGCGTACCCGCGCTCGTTCGAGGTGGGCCGCAAGCACCACCCGAAGGCGCTGCGCCTGTTCGTGGCCATGGCCGCGCTCCAGGTGGTGCTGCTGGCGGGCCTGTTCTGGGTGAACCCCTACAACGCGCTGTTCGTCTTCCTGCTGCCGATGGTGGCGTCGCTCTTCGTCACGGTGTGGGCGACCTACTTCCACCATGTGGACCTGAACACGTCCGTCCACGCGGAGGCCTCCTACAACATCCTCCACCGGGGCTACAACCTGATGACGGGCAACCTGGGCTACCACACCGCGCACCACTCGCGGCACGGCCTGCACTGGTCGAAGCTGCCGGAGCTGCACGCGCAGCTGGCCCGTGACATCCCCGCGCACCTGTACCGCCAGCCGGGCATCCCGTTCGTCTGGCGCGGCTCCGAAGCGAAGCTGGTGCTGAGCGAGCACGAAGTGGAGGCGCTCGCCGCTTCGTCCGCGAAGGCGAAGGAGCCCGTGGTCGCGCCGACCTCCGGGGAAGAGCTGGCCGCCTAG
- a CDS encoding macro domain-containing protein — MSAPLPQIDVALGSLTDGAERVLVNASNTNVQLGSGVSRAIRLACGAAYQEHITQALEARFHGPMAPGQVLVTDAGEHPRAKWVAHVAVMDYRQGLSGDSAPDLARIQACCVNLWSALEALPDDGAPLSVAMVALGAGTGGLGVNDPVRIACTTLKHHLSAREHSRIGRVVFYGFELPQYLNTLEVVTRHLPLPEDGLPAEVREYLARKRAAEPGGGPGGTP; from the coding sequence ATGAGCGCTCCCCTGCCGCAAATCGACGTCGCGCTCGGCAGCCTGACGGACGGCGCCGAGCGCGTGCTGGTCAACGCCTCCAACACGAACGTGCAGCTGGGCTCGGGCGTCTCCCGGGCCATCCGGCTCGCGTGCGGCGCCGCCTACCAGGAGCACATCACCCAGGCCCTGGAGGCCCGCTTCCACGGCCCCATGGCGCCGGGACAGGTGCTGGTGACGGACGCGGGCGAACACCCGCGGGCGAAGTGGGTCGCGCACGTGGCGGTGATGGACTACCGCCAGGGGCTGTCCGGCGACTCGGCCCCGGACCTCGCGCGCATCCAGGCCTGCTGCGTGAACCTGTGGAGCGCGCTGGAGGCCCTCCCGGACGACGGCGCGCCGCTGTCCGTGGCCATGGTGGCGCTGGGCGCGGGCACCGGCGGGCTGGGCGTGAACGACCCGGTGCGGATCGCGTGCACCACCCTCAAGCACCACCTGTCCGCCCGGGAGCACTCCCGCATCGGGCGGGTGGTGTTCTACGGCTTCGAGCTGCCGCAGTACCTCAACACCCTGGAGGTCGTGACGCGGCACCTGCCCCTGCCGGAAGACGGCCTCCCGGCGGAGGTGCGCGAGTACCTGGCGCGCAAGCGGGCCGCCGAACCCGGGGGCGGGCCCGGCGGCACGCCGTGA
- a CDS encoding M28 family metallopeptidase yields MATKIPDSPRPLASVSRLSSQDVRGPQTQAKNRPITFKDGFESSGARPPATPRLPAPPPVLSLPAPTTPTPLPPTEPSQPTPPPVASDSDPMKYIEYLASDELKGRDSPSEGLELASVYVQDHVKKYGLVGPNSNNPENPFQQKFNVFSFLGAQAEGATHGAAHGAHGEHGTHKEFGHTTFQEGFYLDDKMPKDTLALLNRQYESTMKASGQPLVPARAGTQRSVEELRQVATATGQAVNTMALLPGTGPHKDEVIVVMAHLDHVGVDRKGNAFNGADDNASGSAVLMAAVPELAEAQKRGELDRSILFIWTGAEEKGLVGSQYFVDHPIPGLELKNIAGVINTDMVGRWDDQRLSVVDTNTRGQPNYFRDAVDQANQQLADPFDRINRDINMYRDRQDGASFGRKGEDVLFLFEGLSNPNGGGDLIPEYHRQDDDIDKIIKDNGGEKPRRVKDLMVNVINIAANRTVEPGEPTGPAKP; encoded by the coding sequence ATGGCCACGAAGATTCCCGACAGCCCCCGCCCCCTCGCGTCCGTCTCGCGGCTGTCCTCGCAGGACGTCCGGGGCCCGCAGACGCAGGCCAAGAACCGCCCCATCACCTTCAAGGACGGCTTCGAGTCGTCCGGCGCGCGCCCCCCCGCCACGCCCCGGCTGCCGGCGCCGCCCCCGGTGCTGTCGCTGCCGGCCCCCACCACCCCGACGCCGCTGCCCCCGACGGAGCCCTCGCAGCCCACCCCGCCTCCGGTGGCGAGCGACTCGGATCCGATGAAGTACATCGAATACCTGGCCTCCGATGAGCTGAAGGGCCGCGACAGCCCCTCGGAGGGCCTGGAGCTGGCGTCCGTCTACGTGCAGGACCACGTGAAGAAGTACGGCCTGGTGGGCCCGAACTCGAACAACCCGGAGAACCCCTTCCAGCAGAAGTTCAACGTCTTCTCCTTCCTCGGCGCGCAGGCGGAGGGCGCGACCCATGGCGCCGCGCACGGGGCGCACGGGGAACACGGGACGCACAAGGAGTTCGGGCACACGACGTTCCAGGAGGGCTTCTACCTGGACGACAAGATGCCCAAGGACACGCTGGCGCTGCTCAACCGCCAGTACGAGTCCACGATGAAGGCCTCCGGCCAGCCGCTGGTGCCGGCCCGGGCGGGCACGCAGCGCAGCGTGGAGGAGCTGCGGCAGGTGGCCACGGCGACGGGCCAGGCCGTCAACACGATGGCGCTGCTTCCCGGCACCGGCCCGCACAAGGACGAGGTCATCGTGGTGATGGCCCACCTGGACCACGTGGGCGTGGACCGCAAGGGCAACGCCTTCAACGGCGCGGACGACAACGCGTCCGGCAGCGCGGTGCTGATGGCGGCGGTGCCGGAGCTGGCGGAGGCGCAGAAGCGCGGCGAGCTGGATCGCTCCATCCTGTTCATCTGGACGGGCGCGGAGGAGAAGGGGCTGGTGGGCTCGCAGTACTTCGTGGACCACCCCATCCCCGGCCTGGAGCTGAAGAACATCGCCGGCGTCATCAACACGGACATGGTGGGCCGTTGGGATGATCAGCGCCTGTCGGTGGTGGACACCAACACCCGGGGCCAGCCGAACTACTTCCGCGACGCGGTGGACCAGGCGAACCAGCAGCTGGCGGATCCGTTCGACCGCATCAACCGCGACATCAACATGTACCGCGACCGTCAGGACGGCGCGTCCTTCGGGCGCAAGGGCGAGGACGTGCTCTTCCTCTTCGAGGGCCTGTCCAACCCCAACGGCGGCGGCGACCTCATCCCCGAGTACCACCGGCAGGATGACGACATCGACAAGATCATCAAGGACAACGGCGGCGAGAAGCCCCGCCGCGTGAAGGACCTGATGGTCAACGTCATCAACATCGCGGCCAACCGCACAGTCGAGCCTGGCGAGCCCACCGGCCCCGCGAAGCCGTGA
- a CDS encoding transglycosylase SLT domain-containing protein — translation MDTLRKTAVVLFACAGLLGPGAARAQAPGEDDSGDMMSEEKLEALLDTPTAQPSQDELTAEAFGPERLTSHFAEGLLAKARAEYDRGRYKATRALLATETPPSLPGRYLQAQSAFLARDFTTAAQEFTALAEDYAPLRDHCLMRAAQSHERLRKPLRAAEQYGAVSPGSPLYPEARFAMARVLKRQLRIPEALTALQEFIDSRQARGPDALRMKALLEYCGLARAAGQYNAEHRALLEVWATAPMSPAADRARALLRDLPLPMKWRVRRAEALVELHQNHAAMALLSRSGPRTELPDELACRAQLTLGRALRKERQHRRAIQVLEPVARECQSPEQRPQALYLLAYSQSVVQPEAAVETYATLAKDYPEHGYADDALFFEAWTQQRLGRADEALQNYEALAKRYPAGNFAAEALFRAFWLHSRKGETQQGLASLMSVEQLPETARTDEALWRARYWQARVQETGGALEQALSRYELIATERPAAWYGLLARTRLAQHAPERLARLTETSAAPAVKKAVASAPTAAPGSDEIWPLPPGPLQKDPRFAAGVELLRLGQPGVVEELLAVDTRGLAEAPARLLYQTMRRTGRGRATRQVARMSLRQETSGPLSAASRPVWEATWPLAFRPLIQSHSRAFRVDPDLLQGLIREESRFNPRARSSTGALGLAQLMPATARQVADSLKLTAFDEASLLQPAQNVRLGAAYLGQLLKHFNGNPAYAVAAYNAGPAAVERWRRALPQAELDEWVEHIAFEETREYVKRVLGSYSAYKLLYANEVPSSFQPARKQPLEAARTPTVSPATGTGGSGKNVATPTSSISGRR, via the coding sequence ATGGACACACTTCGAAAAACAGCGGTGGTCTTGTTCGCATGCGCGGGCCTGCTCGGGCCGGGCGCCGCGCGGGCCCAGGCTCCAGGCGAGGACGACTCCGGCGACATGATGTCGGAGGAGAAGCTGGAGGCCCTGCTGGACACGCCGACCGCGCAGCCGTCGCAGGACGAGCTGACCGCGGAGGCGTTCGGGCCGGAGCGGCTCACGTCCCACTTCGCCGAAGGGCTGCTGGCCAAGGCGCGGGCGGAGTACGACCGGGGCCGCTACAAGGCCACGCGGGCGCTGCTCGCGACGGAGACGCCCCCCTCCCTCCCGGGCCGCTACCTCCAGGCGCAGAGCGCGTTCCTCGCGCGGGACTTCACCACCGCGGCCCAGGAGTTCACGGCGCTCGCGGAGGACTACGCGCCGCTGCGCGACCACTGCCTGATGCGGGCCGCGCAGTCCCATGAGCGCCTGCGCAAGCCCCTGCGCGCGGCGGAGCAGTACGGCGCGGTGTCGCCGGGCTCGCCACTGTACCCGGAGGCCCGCTTCGCCATGGCGCGCGTGCTCAAGCGCCAGCTGCGCATCCCGGAGGCGCTGACGGCGCTCCAGGAGTTCATCGACAGCCGGCAGGCGCGCGGGCCGGACGCGCTCCGGATGAAGGCGCTGCTGGAGTACTGCGGGCTGGCGCGCGCGGCGGGCCAGTACAACGCGGAACACCGCGCGCTGCTGGAGGTCTGGGCCACCGCGCCCATGTCGCCCGCGGCGGACCGCGCTCGCGCGCTCCTGAGGGACCTGCCGCTGCCCATGAAGTGGCGGGTGCGCCGGGCCGAAGCGCTGGTGGAGCTGCACCAGAACCACGCGGCCATGGCGCTCCTGTCCCGCTCCGGGCCGCGCACGGAGCTGCCGGACGAGCTGGCCTGCCGCGCCCAGCTCACCCTGGGCCGGGCCCTGCGCAAGGAGCGGCAGCACCGCCGCGCCATCCAGGTGCTGGAGCCCGTGGCGCGTGAGTGCCAGTCCCCCGAGCAGCGTCCCCAGGCGCTCTACCTGCTGGCCTACTCGCAGTCGGTGGTCCAGCCGGAAGCGGCCGTGGAGACGTACGCCACGCTGGCGAAGGACTACCCGGAGCACGGCTACGCGGACGACGCGCTTTTCTTCGAGGCCTGGACGCAGCAGCGCCTGGGCCGCGCGGACGAGGCGCTCCAGAACTACGAGGCGCTCGCGAAGCGCTACCCCGCCGGCAACTTCGCCGCCGAGGCCCTGTTCCGCGCCTTCTGGCTGCACTCGCGCAAGGGCGAGACGCAGCAGGGGCTGGCGTCGCTGATGTCGGTGGAGCAGCTGCCGGAGACGGCGCGCACCGACGAAGCCCTGTGGCGCGCGCGCTACTGGCAGGCCCGCGTCCAGGAGACCGGCGGCGCGCTGGAGCAGGCCCTGTCCCGCTATGAGCTCATCGCCACCGAGCGCCCCGCGGCGTGGTACGGCCTGCTGGCCCGGACGCGGCTCGCGCAGCACGCGCCGGAGCGGCTGGCCCGCCTGACGGAGACCTCCGCGGCCCCGGCGGTGAAGAAGGCGGTCGCGAGCGCGCCCACCGCCGCCCCCGGCTCCGATGAAATCTGGCCCCTGCCCCCCGGCCCGCTCCAGAAGGATCCGCGCTTCGCCGCGGGCGTGGAGCTGCTGCGCCTGGGACAGCCGGGCGTGGTGGAGGAGCTGCTCGCGGTGGACACGCGCGGCCTCGCGGAAGCGCCCGCGCGGCTGCTCTACCAGACGATGCGCCGCACCGGTCGCGGCCGCGCCACGCGCCAGGTGGCCCGCATGTCGCTGCGGCAGGAGACCTCCGGGCCGCTGAGCGCCGCGTCGCGGCCGGTGTGGGAGGCCACGTGGCCGCTCGCGTTCCGTCCGCTCATCCAGAGCCACTCGCGCGCGTTCCGCGTGGATCCGGACCTGCTCCAGGGCCTCATCCGCGAGGAGAGCCGCTTCAACCCGCGCGCCCGCTCCTCCACCGGGGCGCTGGGGCTCGCGCAGCTCATGCCCGCGACGGCGCGGCAGGTGGCGGACTCGCTCAAGCTGACCGCCTTCGACGAGGCCTCCCTGCTCCAGCCCGCGCAGAACGTCCGCCTGGGCGCGGCGTACCTGGGCCAGCTGCTCAAGCACTTCAACGGCAACCCCGCCTACGCGGTGGCCGCCTACAACGCGGGCCCGGCGGCGGTGGAGCGCTGGCGCCGCGCCCTGCCCCAGGCGGAGCTGGACGAGTGGGTGGAGCACATCGCCTTCGAGGAGACCCGCGAATACGTCAAGCGCGTGCTCGGCAGCTACAGCGCCTACAAGCTGCTCTACGCCAACGAGGTCCCCTCCAGCTTCCAGCCCGCGCGCAAGCAGCCCCTGGAGGCCGCGCGCACGCCGACGGTGAGTCCCGCGACGGGCACCGGCGGCAGCGGCAAGAACGTGGCGACGCCGACGTCCTCCATCTCCGGGAGGCGGTAG
- a CDS encoding DNA-binding protein produces MPILPFASVARGSFLSRRSALALLGAFALSVSACTPAMPIEKARVLGTGEEVTVEGYVSVQPGAFASALGDEGFAVQDSTGGIYVKLEQKQSFGLDARVRITGTLDEQNKLRILKAVPMDVDLLPGTKTVVARDVRTGDVKEPVEGRLVRVSGSFTRPFEDDSPYGYKLYIDDGSGEIQVFVHITAGFDKAALEALVASGASITVTGLAAQYEDTYEVAPRQPSDLVRASPIP; encoded by the coding sequence ATGCCCATCCTCCCTTTCGCGTCCGTGGCCCGTGGTTCCTTCCTCTCACGCCGGAGCGCCCTGGCGCTGCTGGGGGCGTTCGCGCTCTCGGTCAGTGCCTGCACGCCCGCCATGCCCATCGAGAAGGCGCGGGTGCTCGGGACGGGCGAGGAGGTGACGGTGGAGGGCTACGTCTCCGTGCAGCCCGGCGCGTTCGCCTCGGCCCTGGGGGATGAGGGCTTCGCGGTGCAGGACTCGACCGGCGGCATCTACGTCAAGCTGGAGCAGAAGCAGTCCTTCGGACTGGACGCGCGCGTGCGCATCACCGGCACGCTGGATGAGCAGAACAAGCTGCGCATCCTCAAGGCCGTCCCCATGGACGTGGACCTGCTCCCCGGGACGAAGACGGTGGTCGCCAGGGACGTGCGCACCGGCGACGTGAAGGAGCCCGTGGAGGGAAGGCTCGTCCGCGTCAGCGGCAGCTTCACCCGGCCGTTCGAGGACGACTCGCCCTACGGCTACAAGCTCTACATCGACGACGGCTCCGGTGAGATCCAGGTGTTCGTGCACATCACCGCGGGCTTCGACAAGGCGGCGCTCGAAGCGCTCGTGGCGTCCGGCGCCTCCATCACGGTGACGGGCCTGGCCGCGCAGTACGAAGACACCTACGAGGTCGCTCCGCGCCAGCCGTCGGACCTCGTGCGCGCGTCGCCCATTCCGTAG